From Motacilla alba alba isolate MOTALB_02 chromosome 20, Motacilla_alba_V1.0_pri, whole genome shotgun sequence, the proteins below share one genomic window:
- the SLC32A1 gene encoding vesicular inhibitory amino acid transporter: MATLLRSKLSNVATSVSHKSQAKMSGMFARMGFQAATDEEAVGFAHCDDLDMEHRQGLQMDILKSEGSEEGGEPPMEGDIHYQRDGTGPLPPSASKEACSELSGQGKPKITAWEAGWNVTNAIQGMFVLGLPYAILHGGYLGLFLIIFAAVVCCYTGKILIACLYEENEDGEIVRVRDSYVDIANACCAPRFPTLGGRIVNVAQIIELVMTCILYVVVSGNLMYNSFPNLPVSQKSWSIIATAVLLPCAFLKNLKAVSKFSLLCTLAHFVINILVIAYCLSRARDWAWDKVKFYIDVKKFPISIGIIVFSYTSQIFLPSLEGNMQNPKEFHCMMNWTHIAACILKGLFALVAYLTWADETKEVITDNLPSTIRAVVNIFLVAKALLSYPLPFFAAVEVLERSLFQDGNRAFFPNCYGGDGRLKSWGLTLRCALVVFTLLMAIYVPHFALLMGLTGSLTGAGLCFLLPSLFHLKLLWRKLLWHHVFFDVAIFVIGGICSISGFIHSLEGLIEAFRTNAED, encoded by the exons ATGGCCACCCTCCTCCGCAGCAAGCTCTCCAACGTGGCCACCTCCGTGTCGCACAAATCCCAGGCGAAGATGAGCGGCATGTTCGCCAGGATGGGCTTCCAGGCGGCCACCGACGAGGAGGCGGTGGGCTTCGCCCACTGCGACGACCTGGACATGGAGCATCGGCAAGGGCTGCAGATGGACATCCTCAAGTCGGAGGGCAGCGAGGAGGGCGGGGAGCCGCCCATGGAGGGGGACATCCACTACCAGCGGGACGGCACGGGGCCCCTGCCGCCCTCCGCCTCCAAGGAGGCCTGCTCCGAGCTCTCCGGACAGGGCAAGCCCAAGATCACGGCATGGGAGGCGGGATGGAACGTCACCAACGCCATCCAG GGGATGTTTGTTCTGGGCCTGCCCTATGCCATCCTTCACGGTGGATACCTAGGactctttttaataattttcgCTGCGGTGGTTTGCTGCTACACTGGGAAAATCCTTATTGCCTGTCTTTACGAAGAGAATGAGGACGGGGAGATAGTCAGGGTGAGAGACTCCTACGTGGACATCGCGAACGCGTGCTGCGCGCCCCGCTTCCCCACCCTCGGGGGCAGAATTGTGAACGTGGCTCAGATCATTGAACTGGTCATGACCTGCATCCTCTATGTGGTGGTCAGTGGGAACCTGATGTACAACAGCTTCCCCAACCTGCCCGTCTCCCAGAAGTCGTGGTCCATCATTGCCACTGCAGTGCTCCTGCCTTGTGCGTTCTTGAAGAACCTCAAGGCGGTCTCCAAGTTCAGCTTGCTGTGCACATTAGCCCACTTTGTCATCAACATCCTGGTGATCGCCTACTGCCTCTCCAGGGCGCGTGACTGGGCCTGGGACAAAGTCAAGTTTTACATTGATGTCAAGAAGTTTCCCATCTCTATTGGCATCATTGTCTTCAGCTACACCTCCCAGATCTTTCTGCCTTCCTTGGAGGGGAACATGCAGAACCCCAAGGAGTTTCATTGCATGATGAACTGGACTCACATCGCAGCTTGCATCCTTAAGGGACTCTTTGCCTTGGTCGCCTACCTGACCTGGGCTGATGAGACCAAGGAGGTCATTACAGACAACTTGCCATCCACCATTAGGGCAGTAGTCAACATTTTCTTGGTGGCCAAAGCCTTGCTCTCGTACCCCTTGCCGTTCTTTGCAGCTGTAGAAGTCCTGGAGAGGTCCCTTTTCCAAGATGGAAACAGGGCTTTCTTCCCCAACTGCTATGGGGGTGACGGGCGGCTCAAATCCTGGGGACTCACCCTCAGATGTGCCCTGGTAGTTTTCACCCTGCTCATGGCTATTTATGTCCCCCATTTTGCCCTCTTGATGGGTCTTACTGGGAGCCTCACAGGTGCAGGGCTCTGTTTCCTGCTCCCCAGTCTCTTCCACCTCAAACTCTTGTGGAGGAAGCTCTTGTGGCATCATGTCTTCTTCGATGTTGCCATTTTCGTTATAGGTGGTATCTGCAGCATCTCCGGGTTCATCCACTCTTTAGAAGGCCTCATAGAGGCTTTCAGAACCAATGCTGAAGATTAA